Proteins co-encoded in one Haloarcula pelagica genomic window:
- a CDS encoding glycoside hydrolase family 97 catalytic domain-containing protein yields the protein MVDEQSEHSSSGLSRRGFLGGVTSVLAAAAYSLEVPDSVAAQVTSGQNTPTQTVASPDGSILLTVDVSSGRPTYTVDYEGATVIDTSGLGFELQNQTDFAVGNSAPDLNVTGSSRDSVDQTWQPVWDQYDSIRENYNELVVGLEEDSGPGRSGNLQIRVFDDGFGFRFVFDDDFNTSANGNFVISSERTEYNLTADHDAWWIQNDWNSFEYEYNQTALSEIQTELDGLTGSNGGVHTPVTMANDDRDLYLSIHEANLDDYASLSVSPNPNDGTTLESDLAPLPDGTKVSATAPHMTPWRTVQIADRPGALIESSLVLNLNEDYDPSVFTQGTNWIEPQKFIGVWWLMITGRADWEYNPDTNSFQPGANPPGVRVGNHGAQTGRAQMYMDFASEHGIPGVLVEGWNVGWSSYPGDGSEFDFSQPYPDFDLEAVTSYGASLNPPTQMTMHNETAGDFQNYQSQASNAFGLYDDLGIRTIKTGYVNDSGNLAGEGHNHHNQVLVNHHTNITETAAANRQMLEVHEPIHPTGRRRQYPNLLTREGVFGQEYDSFGTITPEHHVTFPFTRMLGGPAEFTPGIFDMDSGSGGIETTRAKQLAMYPNYFSGLQMVADLPSSYLADQPPTGELGDVIQAEWADLDGVGSGASWANAQGEKYVEFAASADRGSGAYWTVENVPSDGEYYLHLRVANDNDNNGVDAYASAQVHVDGESQKWVGIPDTGYWDEWDTVSVPVRLSAGDNDLSLRITEDEYGGFNLDSIAVTEADGSMPTPSEPPITGETVDAFQFIEDVPAAWDDTRVLDAEIGEYMATARQSGDEWYLGAMTDEGGRTLDVSLSFLESGQDYVAEIYEDGADAKFDSNLTDVAIDDVVVDSSTDLFVTMAASGGTAVRLRPASASDVSQLPAYSRPSQSVSVSVESQFFIRETFVEATGTNNSSRIGGQELEVLVDGEVQSVENARFAPGASGATFTFRQTIDEPGTYQVEVRSPGGQTYASEQVSVQGPQTITTLQDPTGDDNGPGGYTYPTANAFPDGVFDLESLEIEATPSQYTFTFEVETLNDAFSGFNNFSPHWFILWVRDPTRSGGSTQPVSNGINPAVEFEEPWHYRVELSGFTNSAVDPTGTTLTDSNGDPVSFAWDVDRQAGTVSIVVPAEAFGGTDIEDLEIVPALGSEDRGSLRPVTETAGGYTFGGGKSGAIDNAPRLMDIFTPSGVDQSDALSYDAQTMATLPFVPINRSP from the coding sequence ATGGTTGATGAACAATCGGAACACTCTTCGAGTGGTCTGAGCCGGCGTGGCTTCCTGGGGGGAGTCACGTCAGTCCTGGCAGCCGCAGCGTACTCGCTTGAAGTGCCCGACAGCGTCGCCGCACAGGTGACAAGCGGGCAGAACACACCGACACAGACGGTCGCGTCTCCGGACGGGAGCATCCTCCTGACGGTCGATGTCTCCTCGGGGCGGCCGACCTACACTGTCGACTACGAGGGGGCGACGGTGATCGACACCTCGGGACTGGGCTTCGAACTCCAGAACCAGACCGACTTCGCGGTCGGTAACTCGGCGCCCGACCTGAACGTCACCGGGAGCAGCCGTGACAGCGTCGACCAGACCTGGCAGCCGGTCTGGGACCAGTACGACTCGATCCGGGAGAACTACAACGAACTCGTCGTCGGCCTGGAGGAAGACAGCGGACCCGGTCGGTCCGGGAACCTCCAGATCCGGGTGTTCGACGACGGCTTCGGCTTCCGGTTCGTCTTCGACGACGACTTCAACACGTCCGCGAACGGGAACTTCGTCATCAGTTCCGAGCGGACCGAGTACAACCTGACGGCGGACCACGACGCCTGGTGGATCCAGAACGACTGGAACAGCTTCGAATACGAGTACAACCAGACTGCGCTGAGCGAGATCCAGACGGAACTGGACGGCCTCACCGGCTCGAACGGCGGGGTCCACACCCCGGTGACGATGGCGAACGACGACCGGGACCTCTATCTCAGCATCCACGAGGCCAATCTGGACGACTACGCGTCGCTGTCGGTGTCGCCGAACCCGAACGACGGCACGACCCTCGAATCCGACCTGGCACCCCTGCCCGACGGGACGAAGGTCTCGGCGACCGCACCGCACATGACGCCCTGGCGGACGGTCCAGATCGCGGACCGTCCCGGTGCGTTGATCGAGTCCAGTCTCGTGCTCAACCTCAACGAGGACTACGATCCGAGCGTGTTCACGCAGGGGACGAACTGGATCGAACCCCAGAAGTTCATCGGCGTCTGGTGGCTGATGATCACCGGCCGCGCCGACTGGGAGTACAACCCGGACACCAACTCGTTCCAGCCGGGCGCGAACCCGCCCGGAGTTCGGGTCGGGAACCACGGCGCACAGACCGGCCGGGCGCAGATGTACATGGACTTCGCCAGCGAACACGGCATCCCCGGCGTCCTCGTCGAGGGCTGGAACGTCGGCTGGTCCTCGTACCCGGGTGACGGGAGCGAGTTCGACTTCTCCCAGCCGTACCCGGACTTCGATCTGGAAGCGGTCACCAGCTACGGGGCGAGTCTCAACCCACCGACCCAGATGACGATGCACAACGAGACGGCCGGGGACTTCCAGAACTACCAGTCCCAGGCCTCGAACGCCTTCGGGCTGTACGACGATCTGGGTATCCGGACGATCAAGACCGGCTACGTCAACGACAGCGGGAACCTCGCGGGCGAGGGCCACAACCACCACAACCAGGTCCTCGTCAACCACCACACGAACATCACGGAGACCGCCGCGGCCAACCGGCAGATGCTCGAAGTCCACGAGCCGATCCACCCGACCGGTCGCCGCCGCCAGTACCCCAACCTGCTGACCCGTGAGGGCGTCTTCGGCCAGGAGTACGACTCCTTCGGGACGATCACCCCGGAACACCACGTCACCTTCCCCTTTACCCGGATGCTCGGCGGTCCCGCCGAGTTCACGCCCGGCATCTTCGACATGGACTCGGGGTCGGGCGGCATCGAGACCACGCGCGCGAAACAGCTCGCGATGTACCCGAACTACTTCAGCGGCCTCCAGATGGTCGCCGACCTCCCGAGTTCCTACCTCGCCGATCAGCCGCCGACGGGCGAGCTCGGTGACGTGATCCAGGCCGAGTGGGCCGACCTCGACGGGGTCGGCTCGGGCGCCTCCTGGGCCAACGCACAAGGCGAGAAGTACGTCGAGTTCGCCGCCTCCGCCGACCGGGGGTCGGGAGCGTACTGGACCGTCGAGAACGTCCCCAGCGACGGCGAGTACTACCTCCACCTCCGGGTCGCAAACGACAACGACAACAACGGCGTCGACGCCTACGCCTCCGCGCAGGTCCACGTCGACGGCGAGTCACAGAAGTGGGTCGGAATCCCCGACACCGGCTACTGGGACGAGTGGGACACCGTCTCGGTGCCGGTGCGGCTGAGCGCCGGCGACAACGACCTCTCTCTGCGGATCACCGAAGACGAGTACGGCGGGTTCAACCTCGACTCGATCGCGGTCACCGAGGCCGACGGGTCGATGCCGACCCCCAGCGAGCCGCCGATCACCGGTGAGACCGTCGACGCTTTCCAGTTCATCGAGGACGTACCGGCAGCCTGGGACGACACGCGGGTCCTCGACGCCGAGATCGGGGAGTACATGGCGACCGCTCGCCAGAGCGGCGACGAGTGGTATCTCGGCGCCATGACCGACGAGGGTGGCCGGACGCTCGACGTGTCGCTGTCGTTCCTCGAGAGCGGCCAGGACTACGTGGCCGAGATCTACGAGGACGGCGCCGACGCGAAGTTCGATTCGAACCTCACCGATGTCGCCATCGACGACGTCGTCGTCGACAGCAGCACGGACCTGTTCGTGACGATGGCCGCCTCGGGCGGGACGGCAGTCAGGCTCCGCCCCGCGTCGGCCTCGGACGTGTCACAGCTTCCGGCCTACTCCCGACCCAGCCAGTCCGTCTCCGTCTCGGTCGAGAGCCAGTTCTTCATCCGGGAGACGTTCGTCGAGGCGACGGGGACGAACAACAGCAGCCGTATCGGCGGGCAGGAACTGGAAGTCCTGGTCGACGGCGAGGTCCAGAGCGTCGAGAACGCCCGGTTCGCACCGGGGGCCAGCGGGGCGACGTTCACCTTCCGCCAGACCATCGACGAGCCCGGAACCTACCAGGTCGAGGTCCGCTCGCCCGGCGGCCAGACCTACGCGTCCGAGCAGGTGAGCGTCCAGGGGCCACAGACGATCACCACGCTCCAGGACCCGACCGGCGACGACAACGGTCCCGGCGGGTACACCTACCCGACGGCGAACGCCTTCCCCGACGGCGTGTTCGACCTCGAATCCCTGGAGATCGAGGCGACGCCGAGTCAGTACACGTTCACCTTCGAGGTCGAGACGCTCAACGACGCCTTCAGCGGGTTCAACAACTTCTCGCCCCACTGGTTTATCCTGTGGGTCCGTGACCCGACTCGCAGCGGCGGCTCGACCCAGCCGGTGTCCAACGGCATCAACCCGGCCGTCGAGTTCGAGGAGCCGTGGCACTACCGGGTCGAACTCAGCGGCTTCACCAACAGCGCCGTCGACCCGACCGGCACCACGCTCACCGACAGCAACGGCGATCCGGTGAGTTTCGCCTGGGATGTCGACAGACAGGCCGGTACGGTCAGCATCGTCGTCCCGGCCGAGGCGTTCGGCGGGACCGACATCGAGGACCTGGAGATCGTCCCGGCGCTTGGCTCGGAAGACCGCGGGTCGCTCCGTCCGGTCACCGAGACCGCCGGCGGCTACACCTTCGGCGGCGGCAAGTCCGGTGCGATCGACAACGCGCCGCGGCTGATGGACATCTTCACGCCGTCGGGCGTAGACCAGTCCGACGCGCTGTCCTACGACGCACAGACGATGGCGACGCTGCCGTTCGTCCCGATCAACCGGTCGCCCTAG
- a CDS encoding adenylate kinase, with protein MSNPRLLILGPPGAGKGTQSANLAEEYGIEHVTTGDALRANKDMDISDMDTEYDTPRAYMEAGDLVPDAVVNAIVDEALSQADGFVLDGYPRNLEQAEELEGMTDLDVILNLEVDREELVDRLTGRRVCDDCGANYHVEFSPPETEGVCDECGGELIQREDDNEESVRNRLDVFQDNTAPVIDHYADHDGFVTIDGEGSPDEVWAAIRDAVDARIE; from the coding sequence ATGTCGAACCCGCGACTGCTGATCCTGGGGCCACCCGGCGCCGGGAAAGGGACCCAGAGCGCGAACCTGGCCGAGGAGTACGGTATCGAACACGTCACGACCGGTGACGCGCTCCGGGCGAACAAGGACATGGACATCAGCGACATGGACACGGAGTACGACACGCCGCGTGCGTACATGGAGGCCGGCGACCTCGTGCCCGACGCCGTGGTCAACGCCATCGTCGACGAGGCGCTCTCACAGGCCGACGGCTTCGTCCTGGACGGCTATCCCCGCAATCTCGAACAGGCCGAGGAGCTCGAAGGGATGACCGACCTCGACGTGATCCTCAACCTCGAAGTCGACCGCGAGGAGCTCGTCGACCGGCTGACCGGCCGCCGGGTCTGTGACGACTGTGGCGCCAACTACCACGTCGAGTTCAGCCCGCCCGAGACAGAGGGCGTCTGTGACGAGTGTGGTGGCGAGTTGATCCAGCGCGAGGACGACAACGAGGAGTCGGTGCGCAACCGACTGGATGTCTTCCAGGACAACACCGCACCGGTCATCGATCACTACGCGGACCACGACGGCTTCGTCACCATCGACGGCGAGGGGTCCCCGGACGAGGTGTGGGCGGCCATCCGTGACGCCGTCGACGCACGGATAGAGTAA
- a CDS encoding RNA-guided pseudouridylation complex pseudouridine synthase subunit Cbf5, with product MALRGPPGDRDLDALRTFGVVNLDKPPGPSAHQVAAWVRDATGQDRVAHGGTLDPKVTGCLPVLLGDAARMARVFDDAIKEYVAVLELHGTAPADFDAVVAEFETDVYQKPPRKSAVKRQLRSRRIHALDVLERADRRALLRVRCASGTYIRKLCHDIGLALGTGAHMGDLRRTATGSFDDTTLVTMHDLVDALAFADEGDEGPLREAIQPAERSLVALPRVTIAPSAAREVANGAPVYAPGVIGVEPAPDGKRGPEQGDPVACYTPNGAAVCLGTLAGDPDAESGLVVALERVLV from the coding sequence ATGGCGCTCCGTGGCCCACCCGGCGACCGTGATCTCGATGCGCTCCGCACCTTCGGCGTCGTCAACCTCGACAAACCGCCCGGTCCGTCGGCCCACCAGGTCGCCGCGTGGGTCCGGGACGCGACCGGCCAGGACCGGGTGGCCCACGGCGGGACCCTCGATCCGAAAGTGACCGGCTGTCTCCCGGTCCTGCTCGGCGACGCCGCTCGGATGGCTCGGGTCTTCGACGACGCGATCAAGGAGTACGTCGCCGTCCTCGAACTGCACGGTACCGCACCGGCTGACTTCGATGCCGTCGTCGCCGAGTTCGAGACCGATGTCTACCAGAAACCGCCCCGCAAGAGCGCCGTCAAACGACAGCTCCGGAGCCGGCGGATTCACGCGCTGGACGTGCTCGAACGGGCCGATCGCCGCGCACTCCTGCGGGTCCGCTGTGCGTCGGGCACCTACATCCGGAAGCTCTGTCACGACATCGGCCTGGCGCTGGGGACCGGCGCCCACATGGGTGACCTGCGGCGGACGGCCACCGGGAGCTTCGACGACACGACGCTGGTGACGATGCACGACCTCGTCGACGCCCTGGCGTTCGCAGACGAGGGCGACGAGGGCCCACTACGCGAGGCAATCCAGCCGGCCGAGCGTTCCCTCGTCGCCCTCCCACGGGTGACGATCGCCCCCAGCGCCGCCCGCGAAGTGGCGAACGGCGCACCGGTGTACGCCCCCGGCGTGATCGGTGTCGAACCGGCCCCGGACGGGAAGCGAGGCCCCGAACAGGGCGATCCGGTCGCCTGCTACACCCCCAACGGGGCCGCTGTCTGTCTGGGAACCCTCGCCGGCGATCCCGACGCCGAGTCCGGTCTCGTGGTCGCACTGGAACGTGTCCTCGTCTGA
- a CDS encoding DUF106 domain-containing protein — protein MARTAPKVERLAEDGEALTDALQEVLSVAEEKGTVTWSDVSDEMTSGEWGRLIESGLLVDADGEGFVIEDPEGVREALEESDAAPSDDEDDGGWTTWDKLAGLATLGMFAGYSLNSVRDAIGGVLDIALGPLADILPFYVVILVLAVITGANSTILQDNLMDMSGMEDHQQKMQDLQDRRKKAKERDDQEALDRLEEEQMEMMGDQLGMFKKQFRPMVWIMVINIPIFLWLYWMVFGPGLSLEAPVITFPIYGEVEAWRQGVVGPMQAWIVWYFLCSLSFTQVIRKALNVQTSPGAG, from the coding sequence ATGGCACGCACCGCGCCGAAGGTAGAACGACTGGCCGAGGACGGCGAGGCTCTGACCGACGCCCTCCAGGAGGTCCTCTCTGTGGCCGAGGAGAAAGGAACCGTCACCTGGAGCGATGTCAGCGACGAGATGACGAGCGGCGAGTGGGGCCGGCTGATCGAGTCCGGTCTGCTCGTCGACGCCGACGGCGAGGGGTTCGTCATCGAGGACCCCGAGGGCGTCCGCGAAGCGCTCGAAGAGTCCGACGCCGCGCCGAGCGACGACGAGGACGACGGCGGCTGGACGACCTGGGACAAGCTCGCGGGGCTCGCGACGCTGGGGATGTTCGCCGGCTACTCGCTCAACTCCGTCCGGGACGCCATCGGCGGCGTCCTCGACATCGCGCTCGGCCCGCTCGCGGACATCCTCCCGTTCTACGTCGTCATCCTCGTGTTGGCAGTCATCACTGGCGCCAACTCGACGATCCTACAGGACAACCTGATGGACATGTCAGGGATGGAGGACCACCAGCAGAAGATGCAGGACCTCCAGGACCGCCGGAAGAAGGCCAAGGAACGGGACGACCAGGAGGCTCTGGACCGTCTCGAAGAGGAGCAGATGGAGATGATGGGCGACCAGCTCGGGATGTTCAAGAAACAGTTCCGCCCGATGGTGTGGATCATGGTCATCAACATCCCCATCTTCCTGTGGCTCTACTGGATGGTCTTCGGCCCGGGACTGAGCCTGGAGGCACCGGTCATCACGTTCCCCATCTACGGGGAGGTCGAGGCCTGGCGCCAGGGCGTCGTCGGGCCGATGCAGGCCTGGATCGTCTGGTACTTCCTGTGTTCGCTCTCGTTCACCCAGGTCATCCGGAAGGCCCTGAACGTCCAGACCTCGCCCGGCGCCGGGTGA
- a CDS encoding BGTF surface domain-containing protein has product MSRAGAVLLALALVGTALAAPVSAADTGGTQLDADGGTVTLAPGANQTVSGETDLDPGTTVLVRLQSQQNESSPFLKQQTVTVNEDGTFAAQFDMTMVEPETAFNASVRYDSRILTNTTGTVVPCEGGCEVPADSESQTGSNGTTLEHEGETVRVASAPGQLITGQTDIDPGTALTVRLRSADPSAPFLRQGSATVQSDGSFRTATDMSSVPVGTDFEVTVLSGGETVVETGGTVVECDSDCRDVTPTPTPEDEKSVTRAASVDTGTVDMSPIAEGVAGGTVPLNVSVGDRDNASLVIGGPAVNYQLNATVRDGNGDRYVMVQFHTGAVGSDEPTLTARDDGDTVTIRSEPDLNVDRLDPASYDTALFASEAPTGDPVMEGTIVLHAGETDGEPAESSESSAASDTETGLGLDETIVRTRTGQQTTLALRMGNESTATVAIGTPESGVEVIATVEDGTGDGAVPLLFDTTATGDGDQPALVAAQEGDSVTVTTQRADGAVAPGDYDIDIYAGSSAEGSPEDIGTLSVQGSLTNDTDSTPPATPSEESQSSLLGSGALAVGGVLAIAGLGLVLGLFRN; this is encoded by the coding sequence ATGAGCCGGGCCGGTGCGGTCCTGCTGGCCCTGGCGCTCGTCGGAACCGCGCTCGCGGCTCCGGTCAGTGCCGCCGACACCGGCGGGACGCAGCTCGACGCCGACGGCGGAACCGTGACGCTCGCACCCGGTGCGAACCAGACTGTCAGCGGCGAGACCGACCTCGATCCCGGGACGACGGTGCTGGTCCGGCTCCAATCCCAGCAAAACGAATCGTCCCCGTTCCTCAAACAGCAGACGGTGACCGTGAACGAGGACGGCACCTTCGCCGCGCAGTTCGATATGACGATGGTCGAACCCGAGACGGCGTTCAACGCCAGTGTCCGGTACGACAGCCGAATCCTCACCAACACGACCGGGACGGTCGTCCCCTGTGAGGGCGGCTGTGAAGTGCCGGCCGATTCCGAGTCACAGACGGGTTCCAACGGGACCACCCTCGAACACGAGGGCGAGACGGTCCGTGTCGCCAGTGCGCCGGGCCAGCTGATCACGGGACAGACCGACATCGATCCCGGGACGGCGCTGACCGTGCGGCTCCGCTCTGCGGATCCCTCGGCGCCGTTCCTTCGCCAGGGGTCCGCGACGGTACAGTCCGACGGCTCGTTCCGGACGGCCACGGACATGAGTAGCGTCCCCGTCGGGACCGACTTCGAGGTGACTGTCCTCAGCGGCGGCGAGACGGTCGTCGAGACTGGCGGCACCGTCGTCGAGTGCGACAGCGACTGTCGTGACGTGACCCCGACGCCGACGCCGGAAGACGAGAAGTCCGTGACGCGGGCCGCCAGTGTCGACACCGGCACCGTCGACATGTCGCCCATCGCGGAAGGTGTGGCCGGCGGGACCGTCCCGCTCAACGTCTCCGTCGGTGACCGCGACAACGCGTCGCTCGTCATCGGCGGGCCGGCGGTGAACTACCAACTGAACGCGACCGTCCGGGACGGCAACGGCGACCGCTACGTCATGGTGCAGTTCCACACCGGCGCGGTCGGGTCGGACGAGCCGACCCTGACCGCCAGGGACGACGGCGACACCGTGACGATCCGCTCGGAGCCGGACCTGAACGTCGACCGACTCGACCCCGCGAGCTACGACACGGCACTGTTTGCCAGCGAGGCTCCGACCGGTGACCCAGTGATGGAGGGGACGATCGTCCTCCACGCCGGCGAAACCGACGGCGAGCCGGCCGAGTCGAGCGAGTCCAGCGCCGCGAGCGACACGGAAACCGGACTGGGGCTCGACGAGACGATCGTCAGAACCCGGACGGGCCAGCAGACGACGCTGGCGCTGCGCATGGGGAACGAGAGCACCGCGACGGTCGCCATCGGAACCCCCGAGAGCGGTGTCGAGGTGATCGCGACCGTCGAGGACGGCACCGGTGACGGGGCGGTCCCCCTCCTGTTCGATACGACCGCGACCGGCGACGGGGACCAGCCGGCGCTGGTCGCCGCACAGGAAGGCGATTCGGTCACCGTGACGACACAGCGAGCCGACGGCGCGGTCGCGCCCGGTGACTACGACATCGACATCTACGCCGGCTCGTCGGCCGAGGGCTCCCCCGAGGACATCGGCACGCTCTCCGTCCAGGGGTCGCTGACCAACGACACCGACTCGACCCCGCCGGCGACGCCGAGCGAGGAGTCCCAGTCGTCGCTGCTGGGCAGCGGTGCCCTCGCCGTCGGCGGCGTCCTGGCTATCGCGGGACTGGGGCTCGTGTTGGGCCTGTTCCGTAACTGA
- a CDS encoding cation:proton antiporter gives MSGALALLGPVITIVALGVAAQVLADRLAVPSVLFLILAGIAVGPEGVGYWLPVAAQALLGGETPAWITAIDPIVTRDSFGDALPAVVSFSVAIIVFEGAFHLRVERLRRAPRETIRLVTIGAAISLFATAAVVYAVLGAAWPIALLIGALLVATGPTVITPIMNVIAVRERVSTTLETEGVVNDVVAAILAVVTFEYVVLADSGVLRFVREFTVRLGVGIGVGCAVAVGVWYLLRHTELTAENAPQNARLLVLVAALVMYGLADAVVSEAGIAAVAAGGLVLGNLDLPHREEIEQFKGDVTLLVLAFVFITLASLLSVGDLLALGVGGLVVVVVVMAVIRPVVVALCTAGDRFTLAERTFIGVIGPRGIIPASVATLFALELQPTNPEAATTLVGTVFLVILSTVVVQGGFARHIAEALDVIPMRVIIIGGGRVGTALAERLEDRGEDIIIVDNDEAAVEAAREAGFSAKLGDGGDKDVLRAAGAENAKVVACATSTDDVNLLIAQLAATTFDVETVVSRVNDPGNIDAFEALDVEPIQTGMSVAWSMDNVIERPAISKWMTELDRMGDVQEVEIDRDELDGMTVAALTDDLPDDCHLALISRDGDNRMPHRDDQVYRGDHATFIGRTEAVREAIDYCTA, from the coding sequence ATGAGCGGAGCGCTCGCCCTGTTGGGGCCGGTTATCACCATCGTCGCGCTGGGGGTCGCCGCACAGGTGCTCGCCGACCGGCTGGCGGTCCCGAGCGTCCTCTTTCTCATCCTCGCCGGGATCGCTGTTGGGCCGGAAGGGGTCGGCTACTGGCTCCCGGTGGCCGCCCAGGCGCTGCTGGGCGGGGAGACGCCGGCGTGGATCACGGCGATCGATCCGATCGTCACCCGGGACTCGTTCGGCGACGCCCTGCCGGCGGTCGTGAGCTTCAGCGTCGCGATCATCGTCTTCGAGGGCGCGTTCCACTTGCGGGTCGAACGACTCCGGCGAGCCCCCCGAGAGACAATCCGGCTGGTGACCATCGGAGCCGCCATCTCGCTGTTCGCGACGGCAGCCGTCGTCTACGCGGTCCTCGGTGCCGCCTGGCCGATCGCGCTGCTGATCGGCGCCTTGCTGGTCGCGACGGGACCGACCGTGATCACGCCGATCATGAACGTCATCGCCGTCCGGGAGCGAGTCTCGACGACCTTAGAGACCGAGGGCGTGGTCAACGATGTCGTCGCGGCGATCCTCGCGGTCGTCACCTTCGAGTACGTCGTGTTGGCCGACAGCGGTGTCTTGCGGTTCGTGCGGGAGTTCACCGTCCGCCTCGGTGTCGGGATCGGCGTCGGCTGTGCGGTCGCCGTCGGCGTGTGGTACCTGCTCCGACACACCGAACTCACCGCGGAGAACGCCCCACAGAACGCGCGACTGCTCGTCCTCGTGGCGGCACTCGTGATGTACGGGCTCGCGGACGCGGTGGTCTCGGAGGCCGGGATCGCGGCAGTGGCGGCCGGCGGCCTCGTTCTGGGGAACCTCGATCTCCCACACCGCGAGGAGATCGAGCAGTTCAAAGGCGACGTGACGCTGCTGGTGCTTGCCTTCGTCTTCATCACGCTGGCGTCGCTGCTCTCGGTGGGTGATCTCCTCGCGCTGGGCGTCGGCGGGCTCGTCGTCGTCGTGGTCGTGATGGCAGTCATCAGACCGGTCGTGGTCGCGCTCTGTACGGCCGGCGACCGCTTTACCCTCGCCGAGCGGACCTTCATCGGCGTGATCGGCCCCCGCGGGATCATCCCTGCCAGCGTGGCGACGCTGTTCGCCCTGGAGCTCCAGCCGACCAACCCCGAGGCGGCGACGACACTGGTCGGGACGGTCTTCCTGGTGATCCTCTCGACGGTCGTCGTCCAGGGCGGGTTCGCCCGCCACATCGCCGAAGCACTCGACGTGATTCCAATGCGTGTCATCATCATCGGCGGCGGGCGGGTCGGCACCGCGCTCGCCGAACGACTGGAGGACAGGGGCGAAGACATCATCATCGTCGACAACGACGAGGCGGCGGTCGAGGCCGCCCGGGAAGCCGGCTTCTCGGCGAAACTCGGCGACGGCGGGGACAAAGATGTCCTCCGAGCGGCCGGCGCCGAGAACGCGAAAGTCGTCGCCTGTGCGACCAGCACCGACGACGTGAACCTCCTGATCGCACAGCTCGCGGCGACCACCTTCGACGTGGAGACGGTCGTCTCCCGTGTGAACGATCCGGGCAACATCGACGCGTTCGAAGCGCTCGATGTCGAGCCGATCCAGACCGGCATGTCCGTCGCCTGGTCGATGGACAACGTCATCGAGCGGCCGGCCATCTCGAAGTGGATGACCGAACTCGACCGCATGGGCGACGTACAGGAGGTCGAGATCGACCGCGACGAACTGGACGGGATGACCGTCGCCGCCCTGACCGACGACCTCCCCGACGACTGCCACCTCGCGTTGATCAGCCGGGACGGTGACAACCGGATGCCACACCGCGACGACCAGGTGTATCGGGGCGACCACGCGACGTTTATCGGCCGGACCGAAGCGGTCCGTGAAGCGATCGACTACTGTACCGCGTGA
- the cmk gene encoding (d)CMP kinase, protein MLITVSGPAGSGKSTLAKSLADALDYDHVSGGDIFRSLAEERGMTPLELNKAAEEEDQIDRDLDRRLRDIAKERDDLVLESRLAGWMAGEYADIKLWLTAPLDVRADRIAQRENKPFDQARTETRERGASEAQRYSDYYDIDFDDLSIYDLSVNTARWDPQGVLSVTLHAVESYSSDGDEGKAPIEGIRYEF, encoded by the coding sequence ATGTTGATCACCGTCTCCGGCCCAGCCGGGAGCGGCAAGAGCACGCTCGCGAAGAGCCTCGCCGACGCCCTGGACTACGACCACGTCAGCGGCGGCGATATCTTCCGCTCGCTCGCCGAGGAACGCGGGATGACGCCCCTGGAACTGAACAAGGCCGCCGAAGAGGAGGACCAGATCGACCGGGATCTGGACCGGCGGCTCCGGGACATCGCCAAGGAACGTGACGATCTCGTGCTGGAATCCCGCCTGGCAGGGTGGATGGCCGGGGAGTACGCCGACATCAAGCTCTGGCTCACCGCGCCGCTCGATGTCCGCGCCGACCGCATCGCACAACGGGAGAACAAGCCGTTCGATCAGGCCCGGACCGAGACCAGAGAGCGGGGGGCGAGTGAGGCCCAGCGCTACAGCGACTACTACGACATCGACTTCGACGACCTCTCGATCTACGACCTGTCGGTCAACACGGCCCGCTGGGACCCACAGGGCGTGTTGAGTGTCACCCTCCACGCCGTCGAGTCCTACAGTAGCGACGGCGACGAGGGGAAGGCGCCGATCGAGGGCATCCGCTACGAGTTCTGA